A portion of the Caenorhabditis elegans chromosome III genome contains these proteins:
- the prps-1 gene encoding ribose-phosphate diphosphokinase (Partially confirmed by transcript evidence), translated as MSPTVFSGSSHPDLSTRICERLQLEVSKASLKKFSNKETNVEIGESVRGEDVYIIQSAAGEINDNLMELLIMINACKIASSCRVAAVIPAFPYARQDKKDKSRAPISAKLVANMLSVAGADHIITMDLHASQIQGFFDIPVDNLYAEPAILKYIKESIPNWQTSVIVSPDAGGAKRVTSIADRLNVDFALIHKERKRANEVEKMTLVGSVEGKVAILVDDMADTCGTICMAADKLVEAGADKVYAFCVHGIFSGPALTRLNASKFEAVVVTNTIPQDENMKKCSKIQCIDISMILAEAIRRTHNGESVSYLFSHVPIC; from the exons ATGAGCCCAACG GTTTTCTCTGGCTCATCTCACCCGGATCTTTCTACCAGAATCTGCGAACGTCTTCAATTGGAGGTTTCGAAAGCTTCACTGAAGAAGTTCAGTAACAAGGAAACCAATGTGGAAATTGGAGAATCGGTTCGTGGAGAAGATGTTTACATTATTCAATCTGCTGCTGGAGAGATCAATGATAATCTGATGGAACTTCTCATTATGATCAACGCGTGCAAGATCGCTTCCTCATGTCGTGTTGCTGCCGTTATTCCAGCCTTTCCATACGCCCGGCAGGACAAGAAAGACAAATCGAGAGCTCCGATCTCGGCAAAATTGGTCGCCAACATGCTTTCCGTTGCTGGTGCTGATCATATCATCACAATGGATTTACATGCATCACAGATTCAAGGGTTCTTCGATATTCCGGTAGACAACTTGTACGCTGAGCCAGCAATTCTGAAGTACATCAAGGAATCTATTCCAAACTGGCAGACCTCGGTTATTGTATCTCCGGATGCCGGAGGTGCCAAGAG agtaacCTCCATTGCCGATCGTCTCAATGTGGACTTTGCCTTGATTCACAAAGAACGCAAACGTGCCAATGAAGTTGAGAAGATGACTTTGGTCGGATCCGTCGAAGGAAAAGTGGCGATTTTGGTTGATGACATGGCTGATACATGTGGAACAATTTGCATGGCAGCCGACAA attggtTGAAGCCGGAGCAGACAAAGTATACGCTTTCTGTGTTCATGGAATCTTCTCAGGACCAGCTCTCACTCGTCTCAATGCTTCAAAGTTTGAAGCTGTCGTCGTGACAAACACAATTCCCCAAGATGAGAATATGAAGAAGTGCTCGAAGATCCAG tgtatcGACATCTCAATGATCTTGGCAGAAGCAATCCGCCGTACACACAATGGAGAGTCTGTATCATATCTCTTCTCACACGTCCCGATATGCTAA
- the prps-1 gene encoding ribose-phosphate diphosphokinase (Partially confirmed by transcript evidence) yields MAGGLFKLMKDKSVDHSHLHKDHSIHHPTPPRSFFSSSSLAVHPNVETAQSSSEEDLRMPNIKVFSGSSHPDLSTRICERLQLEVSKASLKKFSNKETNVEIGESVRGEDVYIIQSAAGEINDNLMELLIMINACKIASSCRVAAVIPAFPYARQDKKDKSRAPISAKLVANMLSVAGADHIITMDLHASQIQGFFDIPVDNLYAEPAILKYIKESIPNWQTSVIVSPDAGGAKRVTSIADRLNVDFALIHKERKRANEVEKMTLVGSVEGKVAILVDDMADTCGTICMAADKLVEAGADKVYAFCVHGIFSGPALTRLNASKFEAVVVTNTIPQDENMKKCSKIQCIDISMILAEAIRRTHNGESVSYLFSHVPIC; encoded by the exons ATGGCCGGAGGACTATTTAAATTAATGAAAG acAAAAGTGTGGATCATTCTCATCTGCACAAAGATCACTCAATCCATCATCCAACTCCTCCTCGTTCATTCTTCTCATCATCTTCTCTAGCAGTACATCCTAACGTTGAAACAGCTCAAAGCTCATCCGAAGAAGATCTCAGAATGCCAAACATTAAG GTTTTCTCTGGCTCATCTCACCCGGATCTTTCTACCAGAATCTGCGAACGTCTTCAATTGGAGGTTTCGAAAGCTTCACTGAAGAAGTTCAGTAACAAGGAAACCAATGTGGAAATTGGAGAATCGGTTCGTGGAGAAGATGTTTACATTATTCAATCTGCTGCTGGAGAGATCAATGATAATCTGATGGAACTTCTCATTATGATCAACGCGTGCAAGATCGCTTCCTCATGTCGTGTTGCTGCCGTTATTCCAGCCTTTCCATACGCCCGGCAGGACAAGAAAGACAAATCGAGAGCTCCGATCTCGGCAAAATTGGTCGCCAACATGCTTTCCGTTGCTGGTGCTGATCATATCATCACAATGGATTTACATGCATCACAGATTCAAGGGTTCTTCGATATTCCGGTAGACAACTTGTACGCTGAGCCAGCAATTCTGAAGTACATCAAGGAATCTATTCCAAACTGGCAGACCTCGGTTATTGTATCTCCGGATGCCGGAGGTGCCAAGAG agtaacCTCCATTGCCGATCGTCTCAATGTGGACTTTGCCTTGATTCACAAAGAACGCAAACGTGCCAATGAAGTTGAGAAGATGACTTTGGTCGGATCCGTCGAAGGAAAAGTGGCGATTTTGGTTGATGACATGGCTGATACATGTGGAACAATTTGCATGGCAGCCGACAA attggtTGAAGCCGGAGCAGACAAAGTATACGCTTTCTGTGTTCATGGAATCTTCTCAGGACCAGCTCTCACTCGTCTCAATGCTTCAAAGTTTGAAGCTGTCGTCGTGACAAACACAATTCCCCAAGATGAGAATATGAAGAAGTGCTCGAAGATCCAG tgtatcGACATCTCAATGATCTTGGCAGAAGCAATCCGCCGTACACACAATGGAGAGTCTGTATCATATCTCTTCTCACACGTCCCGATATGCTAA
- the rpl-6 gene encoding Large ribosomal subunit protein eL6 (Confirmed by transcript evidence) produces the protein MVGKRNLPVISRNFDLSPGVLRFSASRLRLKKGEKKPKFTKDTSAKLPKLQRNGTKFALGHSKTVTLRKTLTPGTVLIVLAGRHKGKRVVFLKQLPQSGLLLVTGPHKINGFPLRRIGQAFVIATSLKVNVSGVKIPEHINDEYFKRKSTAQKTGKNIFASGKTEYTVSEQRKKDIKTVDAPILAAIKKHPEHKFLFGYLGTRFSLGKNQYPHKMQF, from the exons ATGGTTGGAAAGAGAAACCTTCCGGTCATCAGCAGAAACTTCGACCTCTCCCCAGGAGTGCTCCGCTTCTCTGCTTCCCGACTTCGCCTGAAGAAAGGAGAGAAGAAGCCGAAGTTCACCAAGGACACT AGCGCCAAGCTTCCAAAACTTCAAAGAAACGGAACGAAATTCGCTCTCGGACATTCCAAGACTGTCACTCTCCGCAAGACTCTCACTCCAGGAACTGTCCTCATCGTTCTCGCTGGACGTCATAAGGGAAAGCGTGTTGTCTTCTTGAAGCAGCTCCCACAATCCGGACTTCTCCTTGTCACTG GACCACACAAGATCAACGGATTCCCACTTCGCAGAATCGGACAAGCTTTCGTGATCGCTACCTCACTTAAGGTCAACGTCTCCGGAGTCAAGATCCCAGAGCACATCAACGACGAGTACTTCAAGAGAAAGTCCACCGCACAAAAGACCGGAAAGAACATCTTTGCTTCCGGAAAGACCGAGTACACC gtCTCCGAGCAGAGAAAGAAGGACATCAAGACCGTTGATGCCCCAATCCTCGCTGCCATCAAGAAGCACCCAGAGCACAAGTTCCTCTTCGGATACCTTGGAACGAGATTCTCACTCGGAAAGAACCAGTATCCACACAAGATGCAGTTCTAA
- the prps-1 gene encoding ribose-phosphate diphosphokinase (Confirmed by transcript evidence), translated as MFGGIRDRLFRFQKHNRSARNEFLGTHPTLPVPEDILDPFVGRSTRPTESLTEPPVATQTTQTVFLKPSDTPNQDISALDKSVDHSHLHKDHSIHHPTPPRSFFSSSSLAVHPNVETAQSSSEEDLRMPNIKVFSGSSHPDLSTRICERLQLEVSKASLKKFSNKETNVEIGESVRGEDVYIIQSAAGEINDNLMELLIMINACKIASSCRVAAVIPAFPYARQDKKDKSRAPISAKLVANMLSVAGADHIITMDLHASQIQGFFDIPVDNLYAEPAILKYIKESIPNWQTSVIVSPDAGGAKRVTSIADRLNVDFALIHKERKRANEVEKMTLVGSVEGKVAILVDDMADTCGTICMAADKLVEAGADKVYAFCVHGIFSGPALTRLNASKFEAVVVTNTIPQDENMKKCSKIQCIDISMILAEAIRRTHNGESVSYLFSHVPIC; from the exons ATGTTTGGAGGCATTCGAGATCGTCTATTTCGCTTCCAGAAGCACAATCGAAGTGCCCGCAACGAGTTTTTAGGAACACATCCTACATTACCAG TTCCAGAAGACATCCTCGACCCATTCGTCGGTCGATCAACGCGCCCAACGGAGTCACTTACAGAGCCTCCCGTCGCGACGCAGACTACTCAAACGGTGTTTTTAAAGCCGTCCGACACTCCGAATCAGGACATTTCTGCACTTG acAAAAGTGTGGATCATTCTCATCTGCACAAAGATCACTCAATCCATCATCCAACTCCTCCTCGTTCATTCTTCTCATCATCTTCTCTAGCAGTACATCCTAACGTTGAAACAGCTCAAAGCTCATCCGAAGAAGATCTCAGAATGCCAAACATTAAG GTTTTCTCTGGCTCATCTCACCCGGATCTTTCTACCAGAATCTGCGAACGTCTTCAATTGGAGGTTTCGAAAGCTTCACTGAAGAAGTTCAGTAACAAGGAAACCAATGTGGAAATTGGAGAATCGGTTCGTGGAGAAGATGTTTACATTATTCAATCTGCTGCTGGAGAGATCAATGATAATCTGATGGAACTTCTCATTATGATCAACGCGTGCAAGATCGCTTCCTCATGTCGTGTTGCTGCCGTTATTCCAGCCTTTCCATACGCCCGGCAGGACAAGAAAGACAAATCGAGAGCTCCGATCTCGGCAAAATTGGTCGCCAACATGCTTTCCGTTGCTGGTGCTGATCATATCATCACAATGGATTTACATGCATCACAGATTCAAGGGTTCTTCGATATTCCGGTAGACAACTTGTACGCTGAGCCAGCAATTCTGAAGTACATCAAGGAATCTATTCCAAACTGGCAGACCTCGGTTATTGTATCTCCGGATGCCGGAGGTGCCAAGAG agtaacCTCCATTGCCGATCGTCTCAATGTGGACTTTGCCTTGATTCACAAAGAACGCAAACGTGCCAATGAAGTTGAGAAGATGACTTTGGTCGGATCCGTCGAAGGAAAAGTGGCGATTTTGGTTGATGACATGGCTGATACATGTGGAACAATTTGCATGGCAGCCGACAA attggtTGAAGCCGGAGCAGACAAAGTATACGCTTTCTGTGTTCATGGAATCTTCTCAGGACCAGCTCTCACTCGTCTCAATGCTTCAAAGTTTGAAGCTGTCGTCGTGACAAACACAATTCCCCAAGATGAGAATATGAAGAAGTGCTCGAAGATCCAG tgtatcGACATCTCAATGATCTTGGCAGAAGCAATCCGCCGTACACACAATGGAGAGTCTGTATCATATCTCTTCTCACACGTCCCGATATGCTAA
- the prps-1 gene encoding ribose-phosphate diphosphokinase (Confirmed by transcript evidence): MPNIKVFSGSSHPDLSTRICERLQLEVSKASLKKFSNKETNVEIGESVRGEDVYIIQSAAGEINDNLMELLIMINACKIASSCRVAAVIPAFPYARQDKKDKSRAPISAKLVANMLSVAGADHIITMDLHASQIQGFFDIPVDNLYAEPAILKYIKESIPNWQTSVIVSPDAGGAKRVTSIADRLNVDFALIHKERKRANEVEKMTLVGSVEGKVAILVDDMADTCGTICMAADKLVEAGADKVYAFCVHGIFSGPALTRLNASKFEAVVVTNTIPQDENMKKCSKIQCIDISMILAEAIRRTHNGESVSYLFSHVPIC; encoded by the exons ATGCCAAACATTAAG GTTTTCTCTGGCTCATCTCACCCGGATCTTTCTACCAGAATCTGCGAACGTCTTCAATTGGAGGTTTCGAAAGCTTCACTGAAGAAGTTCAGTAACAAGGAAACCAATGTGGAAATTGGAGAATCGGTTCGTGGAGAAGATGTTTACATTATTCAATCTGCTGCTGGAGAGATCAATGATAATCTGATGGAACTTCTCATTATGATCAACGCGTGCAAGATCGCTTCCTCATGTCGTGTTGCTGCCGTTATTCCAGCCTTTCCATACGCCCGGCAGGACAAGAAAGACAAATCGAGAGCTCCGATCTCGGCAAAATTGGTCGCCAACATGCTTTCCGTTGCTGGTGCTGATCATATCATCACAATGGATTTACATGCATCACAGATTCAAGGGTTCTTCGATATTCCGGTAGACAACTTGTACGCTGAGCCAGCAATTCTGAAGTACATCAAGGAATCTATTCCAAACTGGCAGACCTCGGTTATTGTATCTCCGGATGCCGGAGGTGCCAAGAG agtaacCTCCATTGCCGATCGTCTCAATGTGGACTTTGCCTTGATTCACAAAGAACGCAAACGTGCCAATGAAGTTGAGAAGATGACTTTGGTCGGATCCGTCGAAGGAAAAGTGGCGATTTTGGTTGATGACATGGCTGATACATGTGGAACAATTTGCATGGCAGCCGACAA attggtTGAAGCCGGAGCAGACAAAGTATACGCTTTCTGTGTTCATGGAATCTTCTCAGGACCAGCTCTCACTCGTCTCAATGCTTCAAAGTTTGAAGCTGTCGTCGTGACAAACACAATTCCCCAAGATGAGAATATGAAGAAGTGCTCGAAGATCCAG tgtatcGACATCTCAATGATCTTGGCAGAAGCAATCCGCCGTACACACAATGGAGAGTCTGTATCATATCTCTTCTCACACGTCCCGATATGCTAA